The Verrucomicrobiota bacterium genome window below encodes:
- a CDS encoding response regulator, which yields MNRDILSNIQQVQKGASDSWKNSLENTLQELATDDRPKLSLVVDDDKLVLRTVRKLLEDHGYAVLTAATGQQGINLLKSVVPKLIVLDLMLPDINGDQVFKFIREQESTAHVPVVFMSGTISDEEEVVLNEQDLQGEAYMAKPFSMDKLNRLADKLLPIVAGTEQPEIE from the coding sequence ATGAATAGGGATATTTTAAGTAACATACAACAAGTACAAAAAGGTGCTTCCGATAGTTGGAAGAATAGCCTTGAAAACACACTACAAGAATTGGCAACGGATGATCGTCCCAAATTATCGCTTGTAGTTGATGATGATAAGTTGGTTCTTAGAACCGTTAGAAAGTTGCTCGAAGATCATGGCTATGCTGTTTTGACAGCCGCCACCGGGCAGCAGGGCATCAATTTGCTAAAGAGTGTTGTGCCTAAGCTCATCGTCTTAGATCTCATGTTGCCAGATATTAACGGCGACCAAGTTTTTAAGTTTATTCGAGAACAGGAATCAACCGCTCACGTCCCCGTCGTCTTCATGTCTGGAACAATCTCAGATGAAGAAGAAGTAGTCCTCAATGAGCAAGATTTACAAGGTGAGGCATACATGGCGAAGCCATTTAGTATGGATAAGCTCAATCGCTTGGCTGATAAGCTTTTACCGATAGTCGCAGGAACAGAGCAGCCTGAGATTGAATAA
- a CDS encoding MFS transporter — protein MATLSNLPRNVWLFIAFRICFNVRFYYPVFAILFLDYGLTIEQFAITNVVWAIAIVACEVPSGALADLIGRKRLLVMASMLMVVEMVLLIVLPLGNNTLVFAVILLNRVLSGIAEALASGADEALAYDSFTEAEREKRWPEVLAKLTRWQSIGFFFAMMFGALLYDAGWMNKLLSWSGFSCTSEDALRFPIYATLVTAILAFISTISMKELSSLCPSQRASVREAYQQIWNAAGWAFKMPIVVVIILFALLHDSIARLFYTLGSQYYRLIEYPEAVFGVIGSCIAVLGIITASLGKWLIGRFSLKWNMLVVTLAMLFGFLGLSFAIPYWGILFMIPLAIGFSLVSFFVSHYLNKEVDSKHRATVLSFKGLALNLGFGVLSLVYMILLEVLKRQDMTAEEDQVFAASLYGFLPLLLVAAGIFYSWAGKKVKK, from the coding sequence ATGGCAACTTTATCTAACCTCCCACGCAATGTTTGGTTATTTATTGCCTTTCGAATCTGTTTCAATGTTCGCTTCTACTATCCCGTTTTCGCCATTTTATTTTTAGACTACGGGCTAACTATTGAACAGTTTGCCATTACAAATGTTGTGTGGGCGATAGCCATTGTTGCTTGTGAGGTTCCTTCCGGCGCTTTGGCAGACTTAATAGGACGTAAAAGACTTTTAGTTATGGCCTCCATGTTGATGGTTGTCGAGATGGTGTTATTGATTGTTTTGCCATTGGGCAACAACACACTGGTTTTTGCCGTTATTCTTCTTAATCGCGTGCTAAGTGGTATTGCGGAAGCTTTGGCTAGTGGTGCTGATGAAGCACTAGCTTATGACTCATTTACTGAGGCTGAACGAGAAAAGAGGTGGCCAGAAGTTTTAGCCAAATTAACACGGTGGCAATCGATAGGCTTTTTCTTTGCCATGATGTTTGGAGCGCTTCTATATGATGCTGGGTGGATGAATAAGTTGTTGTCGTGGTCGGGATTTTCTTGCACATCTGAGGATGCACTGCGATTCCCTATTTACGCGACTCTTGTGACGGCAATATTAGCATTCATTTCTACTATCTCCATGAAGGAGCTTTCCAGCTTATGCCCGAGTCAAAGAGCATCGGTCAGAGAAGCATACCAGCAAATTTGGAATGCGGCAGGCTGGGCTTTCAAGATGCCAATAGTCGTGGTGATTATTCTCTTTGCTCTTTTGCACGATAGTATAGCACGCTTGTTTTATACATTGGGTAGCCAGTATTACCGGCTCATTGAATACCCGGAAGCGGTATTCGGAGTCATAGGATCTTGTATAGCCGTTTTAGGGATTATCACCGCATCCCTGGGGAAATGGCTTATTGGGCGTTTTAGCCTCAAGTGGAATATGCTGGTGGTAACCCTTGCTATGCTCTTTGGCTTTCTGGGTTTGAGTTTCGCCATTCCTTACTGGGGTATTCTCTTTATGATTCCCTTGGCCATTGGTTTTTCTCTGGTCAGTTTTTTTGTGTCTCATTACCTGAACAAAGAGGTGGACTCAAAACATCGTGCAACAGTTTTGAGTTTTAAGGGACTCGCTTTAAATTTGGGTTTTGGAGTGCTTAGCCTTGTATACATGATCTTGCTGGAGGTTCTCAAGCGACAAGATATGACTGCTGAAGAGGACCAAGTGTTTGCGGCCAGTTTGTATGGGTTTCTCCCTCTGCTCTTAGTTGCCGCAGGAATCTTCTATAGCTGGGCTGGTAAGAAGGTAAAAAAGTAG
- a CDS encoding DUF885 domain-containing protein, protein MRDRARHLKSRGRVSQLVQRFGLAVFLFFIACDATTQKDDLLLRELMDRIWAWQLDVYPESGTYHGFSEGNDRWTDQSLEAIRARQKKNKAWNDKIESFDHLPLSNSERLEFAILRAQYEKRIAGQAFPWELMPISQLTGVQHSPARVLKIMPKNNLQDYQRILSRLEKLPALIRQYIELMKEGLMQGFTPPQVVMQSVPEQVAIYLTEEWALNPLWVPFRRVDEALSQQESEQVLSKAKSLLLGPVKEAYSDLYTYLTNEYIPKCRTDVGILHLPNGRDWYAHLVKSMTTTDLTPDQIHQIGIQEVDRIYQEMKTLAKRNGHDKVQAYAESLYKEERYFCNSKEELLKEYRALCKKIDAKVVGFFGVMPRLPYGIELIPEHAEKSAPLAYFSSGSLKAARAGVFYVNGHNLRNHPRWGMEALAIHEAVPGHHFQLALAEELEHKHDLLKNTWFTAYGEGWALYCEKLGKEMGFYETDASEFGRLGYEIWRAVRLVVDTGMHEMSWERQQAIDYFLKYTPKSLQEIEVEVDRYLVWPGQALSYKIGELKMWELRHLAEESLGDHFDLKAFHDLVLSNGALPLDILETLVREWLSSGHN, encoded by the coding sequence ATGAGAGACAGAGCAAGGCATCTAAAAAGCAGGGGCAGAGTGAGTCAGTTGGTTCAAAGGTTTGGTTTAGCTGTTTTTTTGTTTTTTATAGCTTGTGACGCCACAACCCAAAAGGATGATTTATTATTGCGAGAATTAATGGATCGCATTTGGGCATGGCAATTGGATGTCTATCCTGAATCAGGGACGTATCATGGTTTTTCAGAAGGAAATGATCGTTGGACGGACCAATCATTAGAAGCAATACGAGCACGCCAAAAAAAGAATAAGGCTTGGAATGATAAAATTGAAAGTTTTGACCATCTGCCGCTCAGCAATTCGGAGCGTCTAGAATTTGCGATACTCAGAGCTCAGTATGAAAAGAGGATTGCCGGGCAAGCATTTCCCTGGGAATTGATGCCCATCAGCCAATTGACTGGTGTGCAACACAGTCCAGCTCGAGTGCTAAAGATCATGCCAAAGAATAATCTGCAAGATTATCAGCGTATTCTCTCACGACTAGAGAAACTTCCAGCTCTGATTCGGCAGTACATCGAGCTCATGAAAGAAGGGCTGATGCAAGGGTTCACTCCACCCCAAGTGGTGATGCAGTCGGTCCCTGAACAGGTAGCGATTTATCTGACGGAGGAGTGGGCGTTGAATCCGCTCTGGGTGCCTTTTCGCAGAGTGGATGAGGCGCTTTCACAACAAGAGAGTGAACAGGTCCTAAGCAAAGCGAAGTCATTACTCTTGGGGCCGGTAAAAGAAGCCTACTCAGACTTGTATACTTATCTCACGAATGAATATATACCAAAATGTAGGACTGATGTAGGTATCTTGCATTTGCCTAATGGTAGGGACTGGTATGCCCACTTAGTGAAATCTATGACCACCACAGACTTAACGCCTGATCAAATTCATCAGATTGGGATTCAAGAAGTAGATCGGATTTACCAGGAAATGAAAACTTTAGCGAAACGCAATGGGCATGATAAAGTCCAGGCTTATGCGGAAAGTCTGTACAAGGAGGAGCGGTATTTCTGTAACTCTAAGGAAGAGTTATTAAAAGAGTATAGAGCACTATGTAAGAAGATTGATGCGAAGGTGGTGGGTTTTTTTGGTGTGATGCCGAGACTCCCCTATGGAATCGAGTTGATTCCAGAACATGCTGAGAAATCTGCTCCTCTAGCATATTTTAGCTCTGGTTCACTAAAAGCAGCTAGGGCAGGAGTGTTTTATGTAAATGGTCATAACCTCCGTAACCATCCAAGATGGGGAATGGAAGCGTTAGCCATTCATGAGGCGGTGCCAGGGCATCACTTTCAGTTAGCCTTGGCTGAAGAATTGGAACACAAACATGACCTATTAAAAAATACTTGGTTCACAGCTTATGGTGAAGGATGGGCATTGTATTGTGAAAAATTGGGTAAGGAAATGGGTTTTTATGAAACAGATGCATCAGAGTTTGGAAGGCTAGGCTATGAAATATGGCGAGCAGTGCGTTTGGTGGTCGATACCGGTATGCACGAAATGAGTTGGGAGCGACAGCAGGCCATTGATTACTTTCTTAAATACACGCCAAAGTCTTTGCAGGAAATTGAGGTAGAGGTGGACCGCTATCTCGTCTGGCCTGGTCAAGCGCTGTCTTACAAAATTGGGGAATTAAAAATGTGGGAACTGCGCCATTTAGCAGAAGAATCTCTAGGAGATCATTTCGACCTAAAAGCGTTTCACGATCTTGTGCTAAGTAACGGAGCTCTACCTTTAGATATATTGGAGACGTTAGTGAGAGAGTGGCTAAGCTCCGGTCATAACTGA